A stretch of Anaeromyxobacter dehalogenans 2CP-1 DNA encodes these proteins:
- the fliD gene encoding flagellar filament capping protein FliD: MDASFRAGGLASGMDTNAIVEKLVELESRPLGLLRQRQAAFRTQISALGDVISGLSTLSAAAADLGAHGVLSTQARSSPKSFSAAPGTDAVAGSYRVAVKALARPAKWRSDAFADGVGVAGGTLRLTVQGTAFPPIAVADGTSLADVAYAIRQSGAPVSAVVLDDGTSSWLSVTARDTGHPPGGAPADALSIAFTPDAGATGQAPGLAEIEAARNAQVEVDGLTFTRTGNVIADALPGVTLTLTSEGGPAEDLVLGTDPDGTQARLQKLVDAYNGVMRLVQRHLAVAKDADRATTLAGDSTLRSLQARLQRVLVTEVPGLATVRTLADLGVKTARDGSLSIDATTLASAISRDPAAVNALFSNSGTGLAAVVKSLVTDHTRAGGGTLVLRQEGLGRTVKDLDGQAAALQLRIDAFQQNLIRQFTAMENTVSGLKSIGSFLAGQTTQQQKGS; this comes from the coding sequence ATGGACGCATCGTTCCGCGCGGGCGGTCTCGCCTCGGGGATGGACACCAACGCAATCGTCGAAAAGCTCGTCGAGCTGGAGTCGCGGCCGCTCGGCCTCCTCCGGCAGCGGCAGGCCGCGTTCCGCACGCAGATCTCCGCGCTGGGCGACGTCATCTCCGGGCTGTCCACCCTCTCCGCCGCCGCCGCCGACCTGGGCGCTCACGGCGTCCTCTCCACCCAGGCGCGCTCCAGCCCGAAGTCCTTCTCGGCCGCCCCGGGGACGGACGCGGTCGCCGGCAGCTACCGGGTGGCGGTGAAGGCGCTGGCGCGCCCGGCCAAGTGGCGCTCGGACGCGTTCGCCGACGGCGTCGGCGTGGCCGGCGGGACGCTCCGCCTGACCGTCCAGGGCACGGCCTTCCCCCCCATCGCCGTCGCGGACGGCACCAGCCTCGCCGACGTGGCCTACGCCATCCGTCAGAGCGGGGCGCCGGTGTCCGCGGTGGTGCTCGACGACGGCACGTCGTCCTGGCTCTCCGTGACCGCCCGCGACACCGGCCACCCGCCGGGCGGCGCGCCCGCGGACGCGCTGTCCATCGCCTTCACCCCGGACGCCGGCGCCACCGGCCAGGCGCCGGGCCTCGCGGAGATCGAGGCCGCGCGCAACGCGCAGGTGGAGGTCGACGGCCTGACGTTCACCCGGACGGGCAACGTGATCGCCGACGCGCTGCCGGGGGTGACGCTCACGCTCACGAGCGAGGGCGGCCCGGCGGAGGACCTGGTGCTCGGGACCGATCCGGACGGCACCCAGGCGCGGCTGCAGAAGCTGGTGGACGCCTACAACGGCGTGATGCGGCTCGTGCAGCGCCACCTCGCGGTCGCGAAGGACGCCGACCGCGCCACCACCCTGGCCGGCGACTCCACCCTGCGCTCGCTGCAGGCCCGGCTCCAGCGCGTGCTGGTGACCGAGGTGCCCGGGCTCGCGACCGTGCGCACGCTCGCGGACCTGGGCGTCAAGACCGCCCGCGACGGCAGCCTCTCCATCGACGCGACCACGCTCGCCTCGGCGATCTCGCGCGATCCCGCCGCCGTGAACGCGCTGTTCTCGAACTCGGGGACGGGCCTGGCCGCGGTCGTGAAGTCGCTCGTGACCGACCACACCCGCGCCGGCGGCGGCACGCTGGTGCTCCGGCAGGAGGGGCTGGGCCGCACGGTGAAGGACCTCGACGGCCAGGCCGCCGCGCTGCAGCTCCGCATCGACGCCTTCCAGCAGAACCTGATCCGCCAGTTCACCGCGATGGAGAACACCGTCAGCGGGCTCAAGTCGATCGGGAGCTTCCTCGCCGGCCAGACCACGCAGCAGCAGAAGGGGAGCTGA
- a CDS encoding flagellin: protein MSLSIRTNIASLNAQRNLSTTQTALESSMSRLSSGYRITRAGDDAAGLAISTKLEAQIRSYNQAARNANDGLSVIQTTEAALNETSNVLSRLRELAMQAASDGIGDTERGYVQAEADQLRAEIDRIAAVTKYDGTPLLDGTGTALGFQVGVESDASGDDRIGFSTLDATASALGLDASTLDFTTATGARDALSTLDAAMETISRSRADLGAVGNRFQSTIANIQSFAEALSAANSRIRDADVAEETSRLARANILQQAGVAVLAQANQTPQLALKLLGG from the coding sequence ATGTCCCTGTCCATCCGCACCAACATCGCCTCGCTGAACGCGCAGCGGAACCTGTCCACCACGCAGACCGCGCTCGAGTCCTCCATGTCGCGCCTGTCCTCCGGCTACCGCATCACCCGGGCCGGCGACGACGCCGCGGGGCTCGCCATCAGCACCAAGCTCGAGGCGCAGATCCGCAGCTACAACCAGGCGGCGCGCAACGCCAACGACGGCCTCTCGGTGATCCAGACCACCGAGGCGGCGCTGAACGAGACCTCCAACGTGCTGAGCCGGCTCCGCGAGCTGGCCATGCAGGCCGCCTCCGACGGCATCGGCGACACCGAGCGCGGCTACGTGCAGGCCGAGGCCGACCAGCTCCGCGCCGAGATCGACCGGATCGCGGCGGTCACGAAGTACGACGGGACGCCGCTGCTGGACGGCACCGGGACCGCGCTCGGGTTCCAGGTGGGCGTGGAGAGCGACGCGTCCGGCGACGACCGCATCGGCTTCTCCACCCTGGACGCGACCGCCAGCGCGCTCGGGCTGGACGCCTCCACGCTCGACTTCACCACCGCCACCGGGGCGCGCGACGCGCTCTCCACCCTCGACGCCGCCATGGAGACCATCTCCCGCAGCCGCGCCGACCTGGGCGCCGTGGGCAACCGCTTCCAGAGCACCATCGCGAACATCCAGTCGTTCGCCGAGGCGCTGTCCGCCGCGAACAGCCGCATCCGCGACGCCGACGTGGCCGAGGAGACCTCGCGGCTCGCGCGCGCGAACATCCTGCAGCAGGCCGGCGTGGCGGTGCTCGCCCAGGCGAACCAGACGCCGCAGCTCGCGCTCAAGCTGCTGGGCGGGTAG
- the fliS gene encoding flagellar export chaperone FliS gives MNPAARRYAQAERQTASPERLMVLLFQAALRNVRAGAEALERGTAAEAARPLTLASDIVVELHATLDRPRAPELCDQLAAIYRFVCDRLGAAALARDARAAREAERALAPIAEAFEAAAARLAAGGR, from the coding sequence GTGAACCCAGCCGCCCGCCGCTACGCCCAGGCCGAGCGCCAGACCGCCTCCCCCGAGCGCCTCATGGTGCTCCTGTTCCAGGCGGCGCTGCGAAACGTCCGCGCCGGCGCCGAGGCGCTCGAGCGCGGCACCGCCGCCGAGGCGGCGCGCCCCCTCACCCTCGCGTCGGACATCGTGGTGGAGCTGCACGCCACCCTGGACCGTCCGCGCGCGCCGGAGCTCTGCGACCAGCTCGCGGCGATCTACCGCTTCGTGTGCGATCGGCTCGGGGCCGCCGCGCTGGCCCGCGACGCGCGCGCGGCGCGCGAGGCGGAGCGGGCCCTCGCCCCCATCGCCGAGGCGTTCGAGGCCGCCGCCGCGCGGCTCGCGGCCGGCGGGCGCTGA
- a CDS encoding glycosyltransferase family 2 protein, with amino-acid sequence MAHVSLCLIAKDEERMLPGCLESVRGVVDEIVLVDTGSTDRTRELARAAGARVLERPWDDDFAAPRNLAAAHATGDWILPLDADERLAPGAGVALRRALRRATFDVGLVRCHNADAPDAPAGEVLSGVRRAGPPALLPRVVRRAPGLRWTGRIHESVLEWAAARGGRIAALEVDLVHLGYSKEIWDGRGKRARNLALLRRRAEDEPDSVIALGYLAAELLALGEAEEAGEIAERAWAALDRQPRHRSIRRLAVVRAALAVRRGDAAVALEAVDRAEAAGGANPDLPFFRACALEISAGAPGAPGREERLARAAAELRRALALLEGGVFDQVIYARRARALARLGAVELRAGRAEAARAAYRAARTPAHPADALAPAEGIEAAAGEAEALVALGRAGEALAALEPVLAAGGPPRAWAAAARAAHALGALEDARLFLARARAAAAG; translated from the coding sequence ATGGCCCATGTGTCGCTCTGCCTCATCGCGAAGGACGAGGAGCGGATGCTCCCCGGGTGCCTGGAGTCGGTCCGGGGGGTCGTCGACGAGATCGTGCTGGTCGACACCGGCTCCACCGACCGGACCCGCGAGCTGGCGCGCGCGGCCGGCGCCAGGGTGCTGGAGCGCCCGTGGGACGACGACTTCGCGGCGCCGCGAAACCTCGCCGCGGCGCACGCCACCGGCGACTGGATCCTCCCGCTCGACGCGGACGAGCGGCTCGCGCCGGGCGCGGGGGTGGCCCTGCGGCGCGCGCTGCGGCGCGCCACGTTCGACGTGGGCCTGGTCCGGTGTCACAACGCGGACGCGCCCGACGCGCCGGCGGGCGAGGTCCTCTCCGGCGTGCGGCGCGCCGGGCCGCCGGCCCTGCTGCCGCGGGTGGTGCGGCGCGCGCCCGGGCTGCGCTGGACCGGGCGGATCCACGAGAGCGTGCTGGAGTGGGCCGCGGCGCGGGGCGGGCGCATCGCCGCGCTGGAGGTGGACCTCGTGCACCTCGGCTACTCGAAGGAGATCTGGGACGGGCGGGGCAAGCGCGCGCGCAACCTGGCGCTGCTGCGCCGGCGCGCCGAGGACGAGCCCGACAGCGTCATCGCGCTCGGCTACCTCGCGGCGGAGCTGCTCGCGCTCGGGGAGGCCGAGGAGGCCGGGGAGATCGCGGAGCGTGCCTGGGCCGCGCTGGACCGCCAGCCCCGCCACCGCTCGATCCGGCGCCTCGCGGTGGTCCGGGCGGCGCTCGCGGTCCGCCGCGGCGACGCCGCGGTCGCCCTCGAGGCGGTCGACCGGGCGGAGGCCGCCGGCGGCGCGAACCCGGACCTGCCGTTCTTCCGGGCCTGCGCCCTGGAGATCTCCGCCGGCGCCCCGGGCGCGCCCGGGCGCGAGGAGCGGCTGGCGCGGGCCGCTGCCGAGCTGCGCCGCGCGCTCGCGCTGCTGGAGGGCGGGGTGTTCGACCAGGTGATCTACGCGCGGCGGGCGCGGGCGCTGGCGCGCCTCGGCGCGGTCGAGCTGCGGGCCGGCCGGGCGGAGGCGGCGCGCGCGGCGTACCGCGCGGCGCGCACCCCGGCGCATCCGGCGGACGCGCTCGCGCCGGCCGAGGGGATCGAGGCGGCGGCCGGGGAGGCCGAGGCGCTGGTGGCGCTGGGCCGGGCCGGGGAGGCGCTCGCCGCGCTCGAGCCGGTGCTGGCCGCGGGCGGCCCACCGCGCGCCTGGGCCGCCGCGGCCCGGGCCGCGCACGCGCTCGGCGCGCTCGAGGACGCGCGGCTGTTCCTGGCGCGCGCGCGGGCGGCGGCCGCGGGCTGA
- a CDS encoding PilZ domain-containing protein produces the protein MRDRSAEGMEGEEIGLAYGSATAARRDAVPQLEHGLLVRTRAPVTPGDWLRVRLVLAQERVELHLAGEVRWATPLASGAIAAVELRPASHRDRVQLDLLFQRRTAGAAPEPPAPGDARAAGPLTAALFAPDPLLRAGLAAALEALGRAGGRAVEVAALPDPAALLRALAATPHGLAVLDCDAVGAAAAPLLAALRGHPGCARLPVILLAAGGTSDAEDAHAVVLAKPVDLRRFGELAAALLGAGGPCQRADAPGAPAA, from the coding sequence ATGCGCGACCGCAGCGCCGAAGGGATGGAGGGCGAGGAGATCGGGCTCGCGTACGGCTCCGCCACCGCGGCGCGTCGCGACGCGGTCCCGCAGCTCGAGCACGGCCTGCTGGTCCGGACCCGCGCGCCGGTCACCCCGGGAGACTGGCTGCGCGTCCGGCTCGTGCTCGCGCAGGAGCGCGTCGAGCTGCACCTCGCCGGCGAGGTGCGCTGGGCCACGCCGCTCGCGAGCGGCGCGATCGCGGCGGTGGAGCTCCGGCCGGCCTCGCACCGCGATCGCGTCCAGCTCGACCTGCTGTTCCAGCGGCGGACGGCGGGCGCGGCCCCCGAGCCGCCGGCGCCCGGGGACGCTCGCGCAGCGGGGCCGCTCACCGCCGCCCTGTTCGCCCCGGATCCGCTGCTCCGCGCCGGGCTGGCCGCGGCGCTCGAGGCGCTGGGCCGGGCCGGCGGGCGCGCCGTCGAGGTGGCGGCGCTGCCCGATCCCGCGGCCCTGCTCCGGGCGCTCGCGGCCACGCCCCACGGCCTGGCGGTGCTGGACTGCGACGCCGTCGGGGCCGCCGCGGCGCCGCTGCTCGCGGCGCTCCGCGGGCATCCCGGCTGCGCGCGGCTGCCGGTGATCCTGCTCGCCGCCGGCGGCACCAGCGACGCCGAGGACGCGCACGCCGTGGTGCTGGCCAAGCCGGTGGACCTGCGCCGGTTCGGCGAGCTGGCCGCGGCGCTGCTCGGTGCGGGCGGTCCGTGTCAGCGCGCCGACGCGCCGGGCGCGCCAGCGGCGTGA
- a CDS encoding DPP IV N-terminal domain-containing protein, which produces MPALLCPFLLAAAVAADAAPTPPPSDPFLRQYAETRGFRAGRPTGVQLSPDGRTALFLRSGPRSRAQALLETDLATGVTRTVVEADGAGALSPEEAARLERQRITARGITHFVLSPDGARVVYGLGGRLWLLDRSAGRAAPLPGSEGALDPRFSPDGRALAYVKRGDLYVRAVPRGPERRLTRARGPQVTNGLAEFVAQEEMDRDEGFWWSPDARRIAYAEVDESAVERRMLCDPARPARPCEARAYPRAGTPNAAVRLKVVPAAGGPAVEMRWDAGRYPYLAAVRWSKGGPLALLVQDRLQREERLLAADPATGATRALLAERDDAWLNLWPGMPAFLPDGRFWWVTERGGAPEVELRAPDGARLGLAVPRELGYAAFAGVDGDALVFAGAPDPTREELYRVRPGSAPERLALGEPGPATRKAVLAPCGGNVAVTWSTLRRLPVTAVFAADGARLAVLPSVAEEPAFVPTTELRQLGGADGIRAAVLRPRALGAGARLPVVVDVYGGPVPAYYVPQVAHRPMLIEQWLADQGFLVAVFEGRGTPRRGRAWERAIAGDLGTVPLEDQVAALEALGREVPEADVARAGITGWSFGGYLAALAVMRRPDRFQAAVAGAPVADWEQYDTYYTERYLGLPGDRAEAYARSGLLAWAPRLQRPLLLLHGTADDNVFLSHSLALADALFRAGRPFELVPIAGATHAVPEPLAAERRWEWTAGFFRRTLGAVRPGPALAPAP; this is translated from the coding sequence ATGCCCGCGCTCCTGTGCCCGTTCCTCCTGGCCGCGGCCGTGGCCGCCGACGCCGCGCCCACGCCGCCGCCCTCGGATCCGTTCCTGCGCCAGTACGCCGAGACGCGCGGCTTCCGCGCCGGGCGGCCCACCGGCGTCCAGCTCTCGCCGGACGGGCGCACGGCCCTGTTCCTGCGCTCCGGGCCGCGGTCGCGCGCGCAGGCGCTCCTCGAGACCGACCTCGCCACCGGGGTGACGCGCACCGTCGTCGAGGCGGACGGGGCCGGGGCGCTCTCGCCCGAGGAGGCGGCGCGCCTGGAGCGGCAGCGCATCACCGCGCGCGGCATCACGCACTTCGTGCTCTCGCCGGACGGGGCGCGGGTGGTGTACGGGCTGGGCGGGCGCCTGTGGCTGCTCGACCGCTCCGCCGGCCGCGCGGCCCCGCTGCCGGGCTCCGAGGGCGCGCTCGACCCGCGCTTCTCGCCGGACGGCCGCGCGCTCGCGTACGTGAAGCGCGGGGACCTGTACGTGCGCGCGGTGCCGCGCGGACCCGAGCGGCGGCTCACGCGCGCCCGCGGGCCGCAGGTGACGAACGGCCTCGCCGAGTTCGTGGCGCAGGAGGAGATGGACCGCGACGAGGGCTTCTGGTGGTCGCCCGACGCGCGGCGGATCGCCTACGCGGAGGTGGACGAGTCGGCGGTGGAGCGGCGCATGCTCTGCGACCCGGCGCGCCCGGCGCGGCCGTGCGAGGCGCGTGCCTACCCGCGGGCCGGCACGCCCAACGCCGCCGTGCGCCTGAAGGTGGTGCCCGCCGCGGGCGGTCCGGCCGTGGAGATGCGCTGGGACGCGGGGCGCTACCCGTACCTGGCCGCGGTGCGCTGGTCGAAGGGCGGGCCGCTCGCGCTGCTGGTGCAGGACCGGCTCCAGCGCGAGGAGCGGCTGCTCGCGGCCGATCCCGCCACCGGCGCGACCCGCGCGCTGCTCGCCGAGCGCGACGACGCCTGGCTGAACCTGTGGCCGGGCATGCCGGCGTTCCTCCCCGACGGCCGCTTCTGGTGGGTGACCGAGCGCGGCGGCGCGCCGGAGGTGGAGCTGCGCGCCCCCGACGGCGCGCGGCTCGGGCTGGCGGTCCCGCGCGAGCTCGGGTACGCGGCGTTCGCGGGGGTGGACGGCGACGCGCTGGTGTTCGCGGGCGCGCCGGATCCCACGCGCGAGGAGCTGTACCGGGTGCGGCCCGGCTCGGCGCCCGAACGGCTCGCGCTCGGCGAGCCGGGGCCGGCGACGCGCAAGGCGGTGCTGGCGCCGTGCGGCGGCAACGTGGCGGTCACCTGGAGCACGCTGCGCCGGTTGCCGGTCACCGCCGTGTTCGCCGCGGACGGCGCGCGGCTGGCGGTGCTGCCGAGCGTCGCGGAGGAGCCGGCGTTCGTGCCCACCACCGAGCTGCGGCAGCTCGGCGGGGCGGACGGGATCCGGGCGGCGGTGCTGCGGCCGCGCGCGCTCGGCGCCGGGGCGCGGCTGCCGGTGGTGGTGGACGTGTACGGCGGCCCGGTGCCTGCGTACTACGTGCCGCAGGTCGCGCACCGGCCCATGCTGATCGAGCAGTGGCTGGCCGACCAGGGCTTCCTGGTGGCCGTCTTCGAGGGGCGGGGCACGCCGCGCCGCGGCCGCGCCTGGGAGCGCGCCATCGCGGGCGACCTCGGCACGGTGCCGCTCGAGGACCAGGTGGCGGCCCTCGAGGCGCTCGGGCGCGAGGTCCCGGAGGCCGACGTGGCGCGCGCCGGGATCACCGGCTGGTCGTTCGGCGGCTACCTCGCGGCGCTCGCGGTGATGCGCCGGCCGGATCGCTTCCAGGCGGCGGTCGCGGGCGCGCCGGTCGCGGACTGGGAGCAGTACGACACGTACTACACCGAGCGCTACCTGGGCCTGCCCGGCGATCGCGCCGAGGCGTACGCCCGGAGCGGGCTGCTGGCCTGGGCGCCGCGCCTGCAGCGGCCGCTGCTCCTGCTGCACGGGACGGCCGACGACAACGTGTTCCTGTCGCACTCGCTCGCGCTGGCCGACGCGCTGTTCCGCGCCGGGCGCCCGTTCGAGCTCGTCCCGATCGCCGGCGCGACGCACGCGGTGCCGGAGCCGCTCGCGGCGGAGCGGCGCTGGGAGTGGACCGCAGGATTCTTCCGCCGGACGCTGGGCGCGGTGCGACCCGGCCCCGCCCTCGCGCCCGCGCCCTGA
- the mobB gene encoding molybdopterin-guanine dinucleotide biosynthesis protein B, whose protein sequence is MAARGLRRVTRRAPPIVAVSGPSGVGKTRLLRRLVAELARRGLRVGILKHTGHEHPFDRRGKDTEVLRRAGAVAAAIEGPSGMAYFGPPAGGARALARMLPAVDLVLAEGWKREPLPRIEVYRRGVSPEFLCARDRRVFAVVTDAPPPRPLPAFEADDASGLADLLCTRHRLGPAPRRRAGGRSAAPRRRG, encoded by the coding sequence GTGGCTGCTCGAGGACTGCGCAGGGTGACGCGGCGGGCGCCGCCCATCGTGGCGGTGAGCGGGCCGAGCGGCGTCGGGAAGACCCGGCTGCTGCGCCGGCTCGTGGCGGAGCTGGCCCGGCGCGGCCTGCGCGTCGGGATCCTGAAGCACACCGGCCACGAGCACCCGTTCGACCGGCGCGGCAAGGACACCGAGGTGCTGCGGCGCGCCGGCGCAGTGGCCGCCGCCATCGAGGGCCCCTCCGGCATGGCGTACTTCGGCCCACCCGCCGGCGGCGCCCGCGCGCTCGCCCGCATGTTGCCGGCGGTGGACCTGGTGCTCGCCGAGGGCTGGAAGCGCGAGCCGCTGCCGCGGATCGAGGTGTACCGGCGCGGCGTGTCGCCGGAGTTCCTGTGCGCGCGCGACCGGCGGGTGTTCGCGGTGGTGACCGACGCGCCGCCACCGCGCCCGCTCCCGGCGTTCGAGGCCGACGACGCCTCCGGGCTCGCGGACCTCCTCTGCACCCGCCATCGGCTCGGGCCCGCCCCGCGGCGCAGGGCGGGCGGACGGTCCGCGGCGCCGCGCCGGCGCGGGTGA
- the glp gene encoding gephyrin-like molybdotransferase Glp: MDRLLRIRDGILAALLPVGAEDVPSEEALGRWLASPALASVPAPPHTCAAMDGYAVRAGDVTGPAVLPVRQTIYAGDVPAAALAPGEAARIFTGATVPQGADAVVREEATREEGGGVRFLEAARRGEHVRQAGEDVPAGGLALAAGVRVGPRQAALLRAVGGPVVSVRRRPRVAVLSTGDEVVSGRTPDSNGEAVAGLVRALGAEVERRPVPDRLEAVVAAIRDALASADAAVTIGGVSIGARDLVPEALAHLQADVRVHGVPMKPGKPFLFALAGGAPVLGLPGSPSACLVAFEVFARPALLALCGAARTERRVVPLRLAAPAEGRPGRARLLWAAVEPGGRARPLGRDSAQVRGPALADALLFVPADAGDLPEGAEVAAWLLEDCAG; this comes from the coding sequence ATGGACAGGCTCCTCCGCATCCGCGACGGCATCCTCGCCGCGCTGCTCCCGGTCGGCGCCGAGGACGTTCCCTCCGAGGAGGCGCTCGGCCGCTGGCTCGCGTCCCCCGCGCTGGCGAGCGTTCCGGCCCCGCCGCACACGTGCGCCGCCATGGACGGCTACGCGGTGCGCGCGGGCGACGTGACCGGGCCGGCCGTGCTCCCGGTCCGGCAGACGATCTACGCCGGCGACGTGCCCGCCGCGGCGCTCGCCCCCGGCGAGGCGGCGCGCATCTTCACCGGCGCGACGGTGCCCCAGGGCGCGGACGCGGTGGTGCGCGAGGAGGCGACGCGCGAGGAGGGCGGCGGGGTCCGCTTCCTCGAGGCGGCGCGCCGCGGCGAGCACGTGCGCCAGGCCGGCGAGGACGTGCCCGCCGGCGGGCTGGCGCTCGCGGCCGGCGTTCGCGTCGGCCCGCGGCAGGCGGCGCTGCTCCGGGCGGTGGGCGGGCCGGTCGTGTCGGTGCGCCGTCGGCCGCGGGTGGCGGTGCTCTCCACCGGCGATGAGGTCGTGTCCGGCCGCACGCCGGACTCGAACGGCGAGGCGGTGGCGGGGCTGGTCCGCGCGCTGGGCGCGGAGGTCGAGCGGCGGCCGGTGCCGGACCGGCTCGAGGCGGTGGTCGCCGCGATCCGCGACGCGCTCGCGAGCGCCGACGCGGCGGTGACCATCGGCGGGGTGTCGATCGGCGCGCGCGACCTCGTCCCGGAGGCGCTCGCGCACCTGCAGGCCGACGTGCGCGTGCACGGCGTGCCCATGAAGCCGGGGAAGCCGTTCCTGTTCGCGCTCGCCGGCGGCGCGCCGGTGCTGGGGCTGCCGGGCAGCCCGTCGGCGTGCCTGGTCGCGTTCGAGGTGTTCGCGCGCCCGGCGCTGCTGGCGCTGTGCGGCGCGGCCCGGACCGAGCGGCGCGTGGTCCCGCTGCGGCTGGCCGCGCCGGCGGAGGGGCGGCCGGGCCGGGCGCGGCTGCTGTGGGCCGCCGTGGAGCCCGGCGGGCGCGCGCGGCCGCTGGGCCGCGACTCGGCGCAGGTGCGCGGGCCGGCGCTCGCCGACGCGCTGCTGTTCGTGCCCGCCGACGCCGGCGACCTGCCGGAGGGCGCGGAGGTGGCGGCGTGGCTGCTCGAGGACTGCGCAGGGTGA